The Onthophagus taurus isolate NC chromosome 6, IU_Otau_3.0, whole genome shotgun sequence region CGTTATTTTTCGTACAAAAATAGCCCTCTATCACGTATCTCGATTTTATACTTGTTCAAATTCACATCGATGTTATTTTGTTCCCCGTTTTAACgtgttgaattttattatatttttaactatttataGTGGGTTTTATATAACTTTAACTCTTTACTCTCAACTTGTAGTGTGTTTATTGTATCAGTGTAATCTATTCATTTGTATTAAGAGAACGCATAATTAGTGACATATGTTAACATGTCTTTTCCAACTACATCAtcaaaaaacttattattgaCAATTAGACGGTAAGACCAAGTAGTAAtataagataatttttaaaattaatttaagtttcAATATTACAGTGGTGCCTGATGACGGTTTAATTAACCGAAACAAATTTGTAGCAccgataatataaaaaataaaatatcatcttttaaagaaaatattgttttttctacacatatattaaattctttggataactatatacagggtgattcacataagaaccgacacagagcagggacatgtagaggacaatgaattaagatgatttaacgcaacttacctctataccaagttgtatccctgaggagttataggccttcaaagttgagtgttaaatttttaaaacattcaataTATTCGTAATACAGTAAGCTAgaaataccaaatttggtatacgttatgagtgtaccaagggtattaattggtagtaAATTGAgatcaattgaggcatttctaATGGTTAATTATGGGTGATggtaccctaaattttgacagactTTTTTAACCGTTTCGCGGATTTAATACAATATTACCttatttcatgtggaatttaattctaaaactttttttaatcttattattttttaaaacactttgtcgttttcataaaaaactcaaataactaaagacacgtatttcgttaatgttatttaaaataaacgaaaattcagtagtcggctatgaaattgtacgtcaaacttgacaaataggttataaagttatttgcgttatttgattttttagttattGCTTACtgtttgttttgaaaatgtccggaaaattttcatttagcGAACAAGTGGACATGTTGTTAGTACTAGGTTTCTGTGAAGGAAACTGCAGAAGGAGTGTTGAAGAATATCGGAGAAGATATCCTAATCGCTTGATTCCCCATAGAGAAACATTTTCCCATGTTGAAAGACGGGCTCGAGAAACGGGCAAGTTTTTCAGTAATGCTCGGGAGGGTGTTAGTGCGATTACGGCCCAAGACGAAGAACTTGTTTTAAACATAGTTGAAGGTGAACCAAGAACAAGTACAAGAAATCTACGCCGACAAACTGGCACATCGCAAAGTTCTATACACCGACTTCTCAGAGGCAACCTACTTCACCCATATCACATTCAAAAGGTACAGGAGTTGTTGCCTGAAGATTTACTTAAGCGAGTAACTTTCTGTCGACTTATTTTACctgaaaatattcattttcaaaagaaaattctcTTCACCGACGAGGCTTGTTTTACCCGCAGAGGCATTACAAACTTACATAATTACCATCAATATTCTGATGTAAACCCACATTTATTAGTTCCACGTCACTTCCAACgcgagtttaaaataaatgtttggatTGGTATTATTGACTGGTACCTAATTGGTCCAGTTATTTTACCAAATAGATTAAATGGCGATAATTATTTGGAATTTCTCCAAAACACTCTGCCAGATTTGTTTGACGAGGTGTCACTGCACCTCAGGCGGGAACACTGGTTCATGCATGTTGGAGCACCGcctcattttaatattattgtgAGGGATTTTTTAAATCGCCAGTATCCAAATAAATGGATAGGACGTGGAAATAATTGCCCACTAGTTTGGCCCCCGAGGTCACCAGACTTAAATAAAtgtgattattttctttgggAAATGCTAAAAGAATCTGTATATTCTTCTTCAGTTGCGTCACAAGCAGAATTGTGGCATCGCATTACGGAAAAATGTAATAGCATAAGGAataatcatcaattattagAAAGAGTGGATTTCAACTTTCGCCGAAGAATAAATTTATGCTTGAGAGAAAAGATAAAGAGAAATTGATAAAAGGTGTTTAGTTGTTTGAGTTTTTTACGTAAACGATAAggctttataacctatttgtcaagtttgacgtacaatttcatagccgactactgaattttcgcttattttaagtaacattaacgaaatacgtgtctttagttatttgagttttttatgaaaacgacaaagtttttaaaaaaataataacagtaaaaaaaattttagaattaaatcccacatgaaatgaggtaataatgtattaaatccgccaaaCGGTTAAAAAagtctgtcaaaatttagggtaccATCACCCATAAttaaccctttgaaatgcctcaattgatcTCAATTtactaccaattaatacccttggtacactcataacgtataccaaatttggtatttcTAGCTTactgtattacgaagatattgattgttttaaaaaattaacactcaactttgaaggcctataactcctcagggatacaacttagtatagaggtaagttgcattaaatcatcttcatttattgtcctctacatgtccctgctgtgtgtcggttcttatgtgaatcaccctgtatatctataaacaaaggttgtagccttgtttatagatatacatagTTATTCAACCGATGTTAGTTTGTGCACATGATACCCAGATGGCAGGGTAATTTATGTGTCgccattcataaaaatttaaattttactataCGCGCCCTAACGTATTACTAcgaaaaacgtaaaataagttgcatatattttagtatttcttgcatagaaaaaaatcgataatgtgTCCTTCAAGAATAACACCGAATTGTAAAAGACTATTCGTCGGTTGGTACCGATTTGTAGAcgccaatttttttaagtaggtGTATGAACAGGTTTTATGAGAGTAAACCAACTGCGTTGAATCTTTTTAAGAAGTTTGTTTAAAAGACTATATTTTATATACCGAGTAAGGCATTCAATTGAGACTACCTAATAACTCAtaataaaacatcaattttatcaaaaaagtttcagATAAAACTTTCATCGTATAAAGGCGGAAAGTATTCTGAACGATTTTTATTGCATATTAGTAGCGCCatgaatatttttcaattgttaAGTATGCTTTTCAAAGGGTACATGTTTTTtgatatgtaataataaattttgggcATAATTAATATCTCTGTCTGCTCCATAAACAAAAgtcattttagttttttcgGCAATCATGTTCCTTTCCaaccataattaaaataaccaaTAAAGTTactattttacaacataagtaatttgtaatttgcaaTTATAAGTAGTTAGCAGGATTTGTcatgttttttgttattatgtattcatgattttcattatgttCAGTCAACATAATAAAGCCAACCTTAAAAAAAGTTCattaatatacaggctgtttctaAATTGCGATATCAaggagtgatttttcaacaaaaattaaggagactttttgtaattctactacaatttaaatcgaaaataattattggtttttttttattttatccgAGAAAAGTActaattgatttattagattaattagcaagttaatttttggttctctattataaaaaaaggacagatattttttaaaatatttagatgtaatgcttaaagtaattaaatattttataaacatcatttatgaatgaattgaataaaattgaaaatccaacttgtagtagaagttgcctactcagaataaaagattaaGTGAATTTATGTGATTGAACacgaaattgtttaacatataaaatatttaattacattaaacattacatctaaatatttaaaaaaatatctgtcctttttttataacagaaCCAAAAATTGCCTTGCTAATTAAATGGTgagttttgatttttgttggTCCTATTGCAGACTTAATTCCAGACGTGGTAGCGCCGAGCCTCCACATATCAAACGAGTAGGTAgtataaacaaagtttttttgcaactaTTCGAGTTTAGATAAACGATTTCACGTATACAAATTcgttctttattatttcgtcGTTGAGAATTCTTTGGTTAAAATAACTAATATCTCCTCCAAGTTATAGCCCTCTAAAATTAAGGGAACAATCTGCAACTTTCTTAtcttttgacattttacaactaacaaattgttaatttgacataacttaatttctttgactaataataaccaatctctgaattaattcacttgagtctgtatattattttattttttgtgatcaaactaacaattttaggagaaaatgtcaAGATACAAAAAAGGTGATATTGAATCCCACTATTTAAaccaagtttttaaatagaaaaatgtagacgtattaaaaagttgtaatgcAAAGTATTATGGTGTTGATTTTTTCAGCctcttgtaataacattttcgggttataaaaatcgtcaaaaagtgtcattttattaacaacagtTACCTGCCAAATTTCAATCTTCTAAATTCCTCCatagtggatttattaaataaaaacaattttttcccctAACTTCAGAGTACTGTAACTCGGTGGGGAAgaggttttgaaaaatcactcctTGAAATCTGTCGGATTAATTtagaaacagcctgtatattaatgaacttttttaaggTGACGTTATTGTGTTGACTGaatataatgaaaatcatgaatacataataacaaaaaacatgACAAATCCTGCTAACTACTTATAAttgcaaattacaaattacttatgttgtaaaatagtaactttattgcttattttaattatgcatGGAAAGGGACACGATTgctgaaaaaactaaaatgacTTTTGTTTATGGAGCAGTCCAAGATATTAATGTTGcccaaaatttattcgaacaAAGATTTCTAGACAGACACATTCTATCTTGTGTCACAAATTTCACAGTACGCTGTTTGCATCAAGAGCTTCAGGAATGATATCCATTATTGGTTActagaaaattgttattggTTACGTGAAATGAATTACTAACGATGTTGGACAGTTAATATATTGTGTGGGATTATAGGTAACTTTTCAATTGGCCCTTTCTTCGAAAAACATGCTTCTCAAAAAACATGTACCCTTTAGCGGCCCTTACACGATCAACAGTATTGACAATGTCAGTATTGACAATACAACCATCAATCCTCGTGGTAACGAGTCTCAATACTTCACTACCTTGCACGatcaatattattgtcaaTAGTTTTGTCAATCAGTTTGCTCAATAAGTTACCTTTTTACCACGTACAGGGTGAATCTAGGTAGTTTTACTCAGTTATTTGCCGGTTTTCCTTTCCAAATAAGGATAATCGTACAAAAGCTTGCGtagttattattttggggCTTGGAACTACTCTTCGAGTGAAATGCAAACACTGGATGCAAGAATGGTTGAAGAAGAGAGATGAATATTCTTATCTAGTACTGTTGATAGAAATCAACCTCTGCAATATTGATGATTTCAAGAACTACTTTTGAATGAATTGAAAGTTCCTTTAACAAACTGTTACAGATGGTTGaaccatttttgaaaagacaGGATCGCAATATGAGAGAAAGTACAAGTGTTAGGGAAAGATTAGCCTTAATCCTGAGGTACTTGGCCacagaaagaaattttgaagaCTGGAAGTTTTCTGTTATAATGTCCCCAGCAATTATCAGCAAAGCTATAATAGAAATCTGTCAAACCTTTATATATGTCCTACAAGACCAACTGAATGAACTAGATGAATCAACAGTATCTTCGTTTTGAACGTCAACAACGTCAGGTAATGGGGCGGTCATTTTCACAACTTATTCACAGGCGCGCGGCTTGAACTGAACTGAGTGTAATgtagaaaataagaattaaaccTGTTTTCAAATCATCTGGGTTAACCCTTTAAGTTAAACCCTTTGGTTAGTGGCTTCTATAGAGATCACTTATCAATAAGGTCAAATAGCTGCATTACCACAACTAAATCGTttctaaaaatgaaaaaataatttgcccTTTAAATGGTAAAATAACATATGTTTTTCAGTGTGTTGATAGAcatgttttgttattgttacaattaaataaaagtaggtatttaattttgaatgttgaATTTATTACACTGAGTATTGATGGAAATATTGGCGCCAACTCTACACGGTCAATAGTATTATCAATATCCGCTCCAATTTTCAGTATCGATGCccgaaaatcaaaaaatctggatttttatcaatactcCAGCAATATTTATCGtcactaaaattttttacctTACACTGTCAATATTATTGTCAATATGCTAAGGTGTTATCAATATTGATCGTGTAAGGGCCGCTTTAGAAAAGCATACTTAACAAATGAAAAACATTGATGGCGCTTctaaaatgcaataaaaaatcgttcaaaatatTTTCCCCCTTTATACGatgaaagttttataaaacttttttgataaaattgatgttttatgAGTTATTATTAGGTAGTCTCAATTTCAATGCCTACCTCAGTATATGAAATATagtcttttaaaaaaacttcttaaaaaGATTCAACGCAGTTGGTGTCCTCTTATAAAACCAGTTCATACACctacttaaaaaatttggCGTCTACAAATCGGTACCTACCGACGAATAGCCTCAACAATTCGGTATTATTCTTGAAGGACACATTATCGATTTTTCTTTATGcaagaaatactaaaatatatgcaacttattttacgtttttcgTAGTAATACGTTAGGGCGCGtatagtaaaatttaaatttttatgaatggcGACACATAAGTCACCCTGCCATCTAGGCATCACGACCACGAACTAAATTCTTTGGATAACTgtgtatatctataaacaaagGTTGTaggtttaatttatttggagatttcttttttatccttCTAGCGATATCTGCTTTGGAACAGCTGGACTTATGGTAGTTGCAAATCATGGCGATCTCCAATTTGATTAATGTTGCTGTTGGATAAAAGATGGCcgtatttctaataaaattaatgccAACCAATACTACCTATTCTATAATTGTAAATTTCTCCAATTACAATACTGAATAAACAATGATAAGTACATATTATATCAAACAATCATTTTGGGAATTCTaacattctttattttaattacactATTATTACTGGACAAAATTctaaaactcaaaaataatttagaaagtatttttagataaaaaaaggtttaatATCACCTAgcacataaaaaaatttaagatgcttaacaaatttaaatcgaaattaaaatagatctACTTTTCTTGATACAGTAAAAACATTAATCTATAATTacagtaaaatttttaagaattcaatctatttccttttttatttatataaaattgccTAAAAAACGTTTATTATAACACTCTAAACAGTGGTATATACGCATTAATAACTGCatcataatatttataaattcatGTTCATATGATTATAAAGgagattatttcaatttacttATAAATCCAGTCTTTAATCGTAACAATTTCagaataaaaaatcttaaataattATCACAGAATAACAACTAGCTATTTTAGGAAAATATTGCGCTATCaaaaacgtttaaattcaataaCAAAAGCTTACAAAATTGCAGGGGTGCAAGACAAGAATACACACACCTTAagcttattttttaaaaatctaaataatattcttttaggccacatttttttaatttcatcattttcatttttgtgcTTACTTTATGAAAACacccaaacaaaaaaatgccCAAAATTATTTGTCTCATCAAAGTCTTTTTTGGGTGCCGTCGATATGTTTTCAATCGATGATTTAAAACAGCCAAAAAATATACAGTTTCTTTATTACATCTTGATTTCTAattcatatattttaatatttcattaaaacgtattattctttttatattaaatcgtATTTAAAGCGCCGTTCGTTCGTCGTAAACGATAACGGCTTCGTTGTCAACCAAAGAATCGGTATCTTTGTGTAAAAATTGACTTCGCGACTTACTTAATGCGATTATCGCCGCCTCATCGTTTCGCATACGATTCTTTcgttttttgctaaaatttacTTTTGCGTATAAATCGGTTAGATCGTCTTCCGTTGATAATGGACGCGGTTTCGAACGAACCCAAGCAGGCAAACTGCGTGTTTTTAATGTTGTCGAACCACCACCAATTTGGCATTCTTCATCTTTGGTACTAACTTCATCCAAAActaattaccaaaaaaatcgaaataatcatttcaaaattcactttttattaatacaaaatcttACTACTGCTTGAAGCATATTGAGTTCCTTGCGGTGAAAACTCTGATATTTCCGGAAGTGGTAATTGTCTAGAATGACCACTGTCTCCGTTGGGAATCAACAAACCAATTGGTTGGCTGACTGGTCTTGGTTTTCTTTGGTTACTTGAGGGTTGAGGcacctaaataaaaaaaaataaattaataaaatagatgTCGTAGGACAGCCTTTTTTACCGGTACAGAGTTTCCGGGATGACTAGAACTACGTGGAACAACAACCGGACACCCGGAACATTGAGTGCAATGCGGTCCACCTGCTACGGCATTGGGGCCGTTTTGAAACCACTGACCACCTTGCGTACTCGAACAAGCGACTAGGCGGTTAGTATAACCCCAAGAACAACCTTTTTGCTCTACAAAAACGGCCGATTGACTGGGGTATGATGGTTGCTGGCCGATTGATTGCTGATTTGGTACTCCAACATCAGTTCTTCTCAAACCTGCAATTCAAcattattagaaaaagttcAACGTCGTTCCAAGAATCTAAGAGTTCGCATAATTCAATTTAGAGATTATTTATTTGCATTCTTGTAgcagaaataaataatattatgatATTTTGGAGAGCACAGTCAGCGAAATTTTGCCAGTGGTCTCCAAAATGGTTACATTGGGTGATTTAAATATCAATTGTCTGCAATTAGAAACTCGTGCATCACGTAGTTTA contains the following coding sequences:
- the LOC111416713 gene encoding uncharacterized protein isoform X1; this encodes MDQRDNGSVLFQEDALVLQQQWVTLTASMWPEPTASPRGWRVSSDRIPLLAAVFCGAALVVCVICALLVYRCCIMPRKEKHYCLRRTDVGVPNQQSIGQQPSYPSQSAVFVEQKGCSWGYTNRLVACSSTQGGQWFQNGPNAVAGGPHCTQCSGCPVVVPRSSSHPGNSVPVPQPSSNQRKPRPVSQPIGLLIPNGDSGHSRQLPLPEISEFSPQGTQYASSSILDEVSTKDEECQIGGGSTTLKTRSLPAWVRSKPRPLSTEDDLTDLYAKVNFSKKRKNRMRNDEAAIIALSKSRSQFLHKDTDSLVDNEAVIVYDERTAL
- the LOC111416713 gene encoding uncharacterized protein isoform X2; translated protein: MWPEPTASPRGWRVSSDRIPLLAAVFCGAALVVCVICALLVYRCCIMPRKEKHYCLRRTDVGVPNQQSIGQQPSYPSQSAVFVEQKGCSWGYTNRLVACSSTQGGQWFQNGPNAVAGGPHCTQCSGCPVVVPRSSSHPGNSVPVPQPSSNQRKPRPVSQPIGLLIPNGDSGHSRQLPLPEISEFSPQGTQYASSSILDEVSTKDEECQIGGGSTTLKTRSLPAWVRSKPRPLSTEDDLTDLYAKVNFSKKRKNRMRNDEAAIIALSKSRSQFLHKDTDSLVDNEAVIVYDERTAL